Proteins encoded together in one Pantoea sp. CCBC3-3-1 window:
- the nrdB gene encoding class Ia ribonucleoside-diphosphate reductase subunit beta, with protein MAYTTFSQNKNNQLDEPMFFGQPVNVARYDQQKYGIFEKLIEKQLSFFWRPEEVDVSRDRIDYQGLPDHEKHIFISNLKYQTLLDSIQGRSPNVALLPLISIPELETWIETWAFSETIHSRSYTHIIRNIVNDPAIVFDDIVTNEQILSRAKDISGYYDDLIEMTNYWHLLGEGTHQVNGKSVTINLRALKKQLYICLMSVNALEAIRFYVSFACSFAFAERELMEGNAKIIKLIARDEALHLTGTQHMLNLLRSGEDDPEMAEIAKECRQECYDLFVLAAQQEKEWAEYLFRDGSMIGLNKDILCQYIEYITNIRMQAVGLDLPFKTRSNPIPWINSWLVSDNVQVAPQEVEVSSYLVGQIDSEVGENDFDDFQL; from the coding sequence ATGGCTTACACAACGTTCTCGCAGAATAAAAACAACCAGCTGGACGAACCGATGTTCTTCGGTCAGCCGGTTAACGTCGCGCGCTACGATCAGCAAAAATACGGCATTTTCGAAAAGCTGATTGAAAAGCAGCTCTCTTTCTTCTGGCGCCCGGAAGAAGTGGACGTCTCCCGTGACCGTATCGACTATCAGGGTCTGCCGGATCATGAGAAACACATCTTTATCAGCAACCTGAAATACCAGACGCTGCTGGATTCTATTCAGGGGCGCAGCCCGAACGTGGCGCTGCTGCCGCTGATTTCGATTCCTGAGCTGGAAACCTGGATTGAAACCTGGGCGTTCTCCGAGACGATCCACTCACGTTCCTATACCCATATTATTCGTAATATCGTTAACGATCCGGCGATCGTATTTGACGATATCGTGACCAACGAACAGATCCTTTCCCGTGCGAAAGATATTTCGGGCTACTACGACGATCTGATCGAGATGACCAACTACTGGCATCTGCTGGGTGAAGGCACGCATCAGGTTAACGGTAAAAGCGTTACGATTAATCTCCGCGCCCTGAAAAAACAGCTCTATATCTGCCTGATGAGCGTTAACGCGCTGGAAGCGATCCGCTTCTACGTCAGCTTTGCCTGTTCCTTCGCCTTCGCCGAGCGCGAACTAATGGAAGGCAATGCGAAAATCATCAAGCTGATCGCACGCGACGAAGCGCTGCACCTGACCGGCACTCAGCATATGCTGAACCTGCTGCGCAGCGGCGAAGACGATCCGGAGATGGCGGAGATTGCTAAAGAGTGCCGTCAGGAGTGCTACGATCTGTTCGTGCTCGCCGCACAGCAGGAGAAAGAGTGGGCAGAATATCTGTTCCGTGACGGCTCGATGATCGGCCTGAACAAAGACATCCTCTGCCAGTATATTGAGTACATTACCAATATCCGTATGCAGGCTGTCGGCCTCGATCTGCCGTTTAAAACGCGTTCAAACCCCATCCCATGGATCAATTCCTGGCTGGTGTCTGACAACGTGCAGGTTGCTCCGCAGGAAGTCGAGGTCAGCTCTTACCTGGTGGGTCAGATTGACTCAGAAGTGGGTGAAAACGACTTCGACGACTTCCAGCTGTAA
- the menH gene encoding 2-succinyl-6-hydroxy-2,4-cyclohexadiene-1-carboxylate synthase — translation MILHAHWQGSHHSSRPVLVWLHGFLGSSADWLPVQSGFSDWPQLSIDLPGHGGSRAQQISDFDQLSARLTATLHHHRIRRYWLIGYSLGGRIAMFHACRHSGAELAGLVVESAHHGLNADDRAHRLAADRRWATRFCQQPLHQTLDEWYRQPVFADLSAAQRQQLISLRSHNHPQALASMLLATSLAKQPNLLPELQRLPCPVYSLCGEQDAKFSQLARQAALPCDAIPAAGHNAHRANPGAFGRLLAQKLSLEEST, via the coding sequence ATGATTTTGCATGCTCACTGGCAGGGATCTCATCACAGCAGCCGACCGGTTTTGGTCTGGCTGCATGGCTTTTTGGGCAGCAGCGCGGACTGGCTGCCTGTTCAGTCCGGGTTCAGCGACTGGCCGCAGCTCAGCATCGATCTCCCAGGCCACGGCGGTTCCCGTGCGCAGCAGATTAGCGATTTTGACCAGCTTTCAGCCCGACTGACTGCCACGCTGCATCATCATCGCATCCGGCGTTACTGGCTGATCGGTTATTCACTCGGAGGGCGCATCGCCATGTTTCATGCCTGCCGCCACAGCGGAGCCGAACTGGCCGGACTGGTGGTAGAAAGCGCCCACCACGGCCTGAACGCAGACGACAGAGCGCACAGGCTGGCGGCGGATCGGCGCTGGGCGACACGCTTTTGCCAGCAGCCGCTGCACCAGACGCTGGACGAATGGTATCGGCAGCCGGTCTTTGCCGATCTCAGCGCAGCGCAGCGGCAGCAGCTGATTTCACTGCGCAGCCATAATCATCCGCAGGCGCTGGCTTCCATGCTGCTGGCGACCTCGCTGGCGAAGCAACCCAATTTACTGCCTGAACTACAGCGGCTGCCTTGTCCGGTTTATTCGCTATGCGGCGAGCAGGACGCGAAGTTTAGCCAGCTCGCCCGACAGGCTGCCTTGCCCTGCGACGCGATTCCTGCCGCGGGTCATAACGCGCATCGCGCTAATCCAGGCGCCTTTGGCCGGCTGCTGGCACAGAAACTCTCTCTTGAGGAATCAACATGA
- the menE gene encoding o-succinylbenzoate--CoA ligase gives MRTFSDWPWRHWARQRAEACALRQGQRTLSWSQLTRQIDELAAGFIRQGIHAGCGVVLQADSSEQAVLAYLALLQCGARLLPLNPQLPASQTDFLPSLNIDFALTLKGDPPAGIAALQRQPRSGTVRHEWQVETIATLTLTSGSSGRPKAAAHTLKAHLASAQGVVEKMGFTAADSWLLSLPLYHVSGQGILWRWLSVGGGLALTDGATLSASLARCSFASLVPTQLWRLLQQPLPTQLRTVLLGGAAISPALTQQAEAQGIACWCGYGMTETASTIAAKRASATVGVGTALAGHRIRLVAGEVQLQSAALACGYWQNGELLPLVDEDGWFHTRDGGHWVAGELQLTGRLDNQFFSAGEGIQPEQVEAVLAAHPAVDQVFIVPKEDEEYGHRPVALVAIKPELSLSALEAWAAPRLAGFQRPVRWYLLPELDSGGIKISRRQLINWVAQQEKGR, from the coding sequence ATGCGAACATTTAGTGACTGGCCATGGCGGCACTGGGCACGGCAGAGAGCGGAAGCATGTGCGCTCCGACAAGGCCAGCGTACACTTAGCTGGTCGCAGCTGACGCGGCAAATTGACGAGCTCGCCGCAGGCTTTATCCGTCAGGGCATTCATGCTGGCTGTGGCGTGGTGCTACAGGCAGACAGCAGCGAGCAGGCCGTACTGGCGTATCTTGCCTTGTTGCAGTGTGGGGCTCGCCTGCTGCCGCTAAATCCCCAGCTTCCTGCCAGCCAGACAGATTTTCTGCCTTCATTGAATATCGATTTTGCCCTGACGTTAAAAGGCGATCCGCCTGCCGGGATAGCCGCCTTACAGCGCCAGCCGCGAAGCGGAACGGTCAGGCATGAGTGGCAGGTGGAGACTATCGCCACGCTGACGCTGACCTCCGGCTCATCCGGGCGGCCAAAAGCAGCGGCCCATACTTTAAAAGCGCATCTGGCCAGCGCGCAGGGCGTGGTAGAAAAGATGGGTTTTACCGCAGCGGACAGCTGGCTGCTTTCGCTACCGCTGTATCACGTTTCAGGTCAGGGGATCCTCTGGCGCTGGCTGAGCGTTGGCGGCGGGCTGGCGCTGACAGATGGCGCAACGCTGTCAGCCTCGCTGGCGCGGTGCAGCTTTGCGTCATTGGTACCGACCCAGCTCTGGCGCTTGTTGCAACAACCTCTCCCGACACAGCTGCGCACGGTTTTGTTAGGCGGTGCGGCCATTTCCCCAGCGCTTACCCAGCAGGCAGAAGCGCAGGGCATTGCCTGCTGGTGTGGCTATGGCATGACGGAAACCGCCTCAACCATCGCGGCTAAGCGTGCCAGCGCAACTGTCGGCGTGGGGACGGCGTTGGCAGGGCATCGCATCAGGCTGGTGGCGGGCGAGGTGCAGCTCCAGTCGGCCGCGCTGGCCTGTGGCTACTGGCAAAATGGCGAGCTGCTGCCGTTGGTGGATGAGGACGGCTGGTTTCATACTCGTGATGGTGGCCACTGGGTGGCAGGTGAACTTCAGCTGACCGGCAGGCTGGACAACCAGTTTTTTTCCGCGGGCGAAGGCATTCAGCCAGAGCAGGTGGAAGCGGTGCTGGCAGCGCATCCCGCTGTTGATCAGGTATTTATTGTGCCGAAAGAGGACGAAGAATATGGTCATCGGCCGGTCGCGCTGGTAGCGATAAAGCCTGAACTGTCGTTAAGCGCTTTAGAAGCCTGGGCGGCGCCCAGGCTGGCGGGTTTCCAGCGGCCGGTAAGGTGGTATCTGCTACCGGAGCTGGACAGCGGTGGTATTAAGATTTCCCGCCGACAGTTGATAAATTGGGTAGCGCAGCAGGAAAAAGGGCGGTAA
- a CDS encoding nicotinamide mononucleotide deamidase-related protein YfaY — MIRVEMLATGDEVLHGQIVDTNAAWLAEVLFQHGLPMTSRQTVGDDINELVTVLTERSKIADVLIVNGGLGPTSDDLSAQAAAMAAGVELVMHEAWLAKMEAFFAGRGRKMADSNRKQAEIPRGAEMLDNPVGTACGFALKLNRCWIFFTPGVPSEYKVMVEQQILPRLKARFPVSDPPVCLRLTTFGRGESDLASEIEPLPLPEGVVMGYRASMPIIELKLNGPASKLPEMEQFWQQVREIAGESTIFEGTEGLPAQLSRRLKEAGYQLAISEQFTAGLLHWQLASAEAPLAAGSVLPASEETLAELVARSQSLAQTSQSELALAVGSIQDEHLNIALHTPGGSWGQKVKFNVNRHGLKARQDVVAMMALNMLRRWMDGLEISGGHGWIDVVETLRG; from the coding sequence ATGATCAGAGTGGAAATGCTCGCCACCGGCGATGAAGTACTGCATGGACAGATTGTCGATACCAATGCCGCGTGGCTGGCTGAGGTGTTGTTCCAGCACGGATTGCCGATGACCAGTCGACAGACAGTCGGCGATGACATCAACGAACTGGTGACGGTGCTCACTGAACGCAGCAAAATTGCTGATGTATTGATCGTGAACGGCGGGTTGGGTCCAACCAGTGATGATTTAAGCGCGCAGGCTGCGGCGATGGCAGCAGGCGTTGAGCTGGTGATGCACGAAGCGTGGCTGGCGAAAATGGAAGCCTTCTTCGCCGGGCGCGGGCGAAAAATGGCGGACAGCAATCGTAAACAGGCGGAAATTCCGCGCGGCGCAGAAATGCTGGATAACCCGGTGGGCACCGCTTGCGGCTTTGCGCTCAAGCTGAACCGCTGCTGGATATTCTTTACGCCTGGCGTGCCGTCTGAATATAAAGTGATGGTTGAACAGCAAATTCTTCCTCGCCTTAAAGCGCGCTTCCCGGTATCAGATCCGCCGGTCTGTTTGCGCCTGACCACTTTTGGCCGGGGCGAAAGCGATCTGGCCTCGGAAATTGAGCCGTTGCCGCTGCCTGAAGGCGTGGTGATGGGCTATCGCGCCTCAATGCCGATTATAGAACTGAAGCTGAACGGCCCGGCCTCTAAGCTGCCCGAGATGGAGCAGTTCTGGCAGCAGGTGCGGGAAATTGCTGGTGAAAGTACTATTTTTGAAGGCACTGAAGGGCTGCCCGCTCAGCTGTCACGTCGGCTAAAAGAAGCGGGCTACCAGCTGGCCATCAGCGAACAGTTTACTGCCGGACTGCTGCACTGGCAGCTGGCGTCGGCAGAAGCGCCGCTGGCTGCGGGAAGCGTGCTGCCAGCCAGTGAAGAAACGCTGGCAGAGCTGGTCGCCCGTAGCCAGTCACTTGCGCAAACCAGCCAGAGCGAGCTGGCGCTGGCGGTCGGCAGCATCCAGGACGAGCATCTGAATATTGCCTTACATACGCCGGGCGGAAGCTGGGGACAAAAAGTGAAGTTCAACGTCAACCGCCACGGCTTAAAAGCCCGCCAGGACGTGGTAGCGATGATGGCGCTGAATATGCTCAGGCGCTGGATGGATGGCCTGGAAATTTCAGGCGGCCACGGCTGGATTGATGTGGTTGAGACATTGCGCGGCTGA
- the nrdA gene encoding class 1a ribonucleoside-diphosphate reductase subunit alpha, translating into MNQSLLVTKRDGRTERINLDKIHRVLDWAAEGLQNVSVSQVELRSHIQFYEGIRTSDIHETIIKSAADLISRDAPDYQYMAARLAIFHLRKKAYGQFEPPKLYDQVKQMVDLGKYDRHLLEDYSAEEFEQMDGFIDHWRDMNFSYAAVKQLEGKYLVQNRVSGEIYESAQFLYILVAACLFSGYPRETRLDYVKRFYDAVSTFKISLPTPIMSGVRTPTRQFSSCVLIECGDSLDSINATSSAIVKYVSQRAGIGINAGRIRALGSPIRGGEAFHTGCIPFYKHFQTAVKSCSQGGVRGGAATLFYPMWHLEVESLLVLKNNRGVEGNRVRHMDYGVQLNKLMYTRLLKGEDITLFSPSDVPGLYDAFFADQAEFERLYTKYEKDDSIRKQRVKAVDLFSLMMQERASTGRIYIQNVDHCNTHSPFDPAIAPVRQSNLCLEIALPTKPLTDVNDENGEIALCTLSAFNLGAIESLDDLEELATLAVRALDALLDYQDYPIPAAKRGAMGRRTLGIGVINYAYYLAKHGVRYSDGSANNLTHKTFEAIQFYLLKASNELAKEQGACAWFNETTYAQGILPIDTYKKDLDAISNEPLHLDWEALREEIKTHGLRNSTLSALMPSETSSQISNATNGIEPPRGHISIKASKDGILRQVVPEYERLKESYELLWDMPNNDGYLQLVGLMQKFIDQAISSNTNYDPTRFANGRVPMKQLLKDLLTAYKFGVKTLYYQNTRDGAEDAQDDLAPSIQDDGCESGACKI; encoded by the coding sequence ATGAATCAGAGCCTACTGGTCACTAAACGCGATGGCCGCACCGAACGCATCAATCTGGATAAAATCCACCGCGTGCTTGACTGGGCTGCAGAAGGACTGCAAAACGTCTCCGTCTCGCAGGTTGAACTACGTTCACATATCCAGTTCTACGAAGGCATCAGAACCTCTGATATCCACGAAACGATCATCAAATCTGCCGCCGACCTGATCTCCCGCGACGCGCCGGATTATCAGTACATGGCCGCACGTCTGGCCATCTTCCACCTGCGTAAAAAAGCCTACGGCCAGTTTGAGCCGCCTAAGCTTTACGATCAGGTTAAGCAGATGGTCGACCTGGGTAAGTACGATCGTCATTTGCTGGAAGATTACAGCGCAGAAGAGTTCGAGCAGATGGACGGCTTTATCGACCACTGGCGCGACATGAACTTCTCTTATGCCGCCGTGAAGCAGCTGGAAGGGAAATATCTGGTACAAAACCGCGTGAGCGGTGAGATCTACGAAAGCGCGCAGTTCCTGTACATTCTGGTTGCTGCCTGCCTGTTCTCCGGCTATCCGCGTGAGACGCGTCTGGATTACGTGAAGCGTTTCTATGACGCAGTATCCACCTTTAAAATCTCACTGCCGACGCCAATCATGTCCGGCGTGCGTACCCCTACCCGCCAGTTTAGCTCATGCGTTTTGATTGAATGCGGTGACAGCCTGGATTCCATCAATGCGACTTCCAGCGCCATTGTGAAATACGTTTCCCAGCGTGCCGGTATCGGCATCAATGCGGGTCGTATTCGTGCGCTGGGCAGCCCGATCCGGGGCGGCGAAGCTTTCCACACAGGTTGTATCCCGTTCTACAAACATTTCCAGACCGCCGTAAAATCCTGTTCGCAGGGCGGCGTGCGCGGCGGTGCGGCGACGCTGTTCTACCCGATGTGGCATCTGGAAGTAGAAAGCCTGCTGGTGCTGAAAAACAACCGTGGCGTTGAAGGCAACCGCGTCCGCCATATGGACTACGGCGTACAGCTTAACAAACTGATGTATACCCGCCTGTTAAAAGGTGAAGATATCACGCTGTTCAGCCCGTCTGACGTGCCAGGCCTGTATGATGCGTTCTTCGCCGATCAGGCTGAGTTTGAGCGTCTGTATACCAAATATGAAAAAGACGACAGCATTCGTAAGCAGCGCGTAAAAGCGGTAGATCTGTTCTCTCTGATGATGCAGGAACGTGCTTCTACCGGTCGTATCTACATCCAGAACGTTGACCACTGCAACACCCACAGCCCGTTCGATCCGGCTATCGCGCCTGTGCGCCAGTCTAACCTGTGCCTGGAAATCGCGCTGCCGACCAAGCCGCTGACTGATGTTAACGACGAAAACGGTGAGATTGCGCTTTGTACGCTCTCTGCGTTTAACCTTGGCGCGATTGAAAGCCTGGACGATCTGGAAGAGCTGGCAACCCTCGCCGTTCGCGCGCTGGATGCGCTGCTGGATTACCAGGATTACCCAATCCCTGCGGCAAAACGCGGCGCGATGGGCCGTCGTACCCTGGGTATAGGCGTGATCAACTACGCCTACTACCTGGCGAAGCACGGCGTACGCTACTCTGACGGCAGCGCGAACAACCTGACGCACAAGACCTTTGAAGCCATTCAGTTCTATCTGCTGAAAGCCTCAAACGAGCTGGCAAAAGAGCAAGGCGCCTGTGCGTGGTTTAATGAAACCACCTATGCGCAGGGCATTCTGCCGATCGACACCTATAAGAAAGATCTGGACGCGATCAGCAACGAGCCGCTGCACCTGGACTGGGAAGCGCTGCGTGAAGAGATCAAAACGCACGGCCTGCGTAACTCCACGCTTTCTGCCCTGATGCCGTCTGAAACCTCTTCGCAGATTTCAAACGCCACCAATGGGATTGAACCGCCGCGCGGTCATATCAGCATCAAAGCGTCGAAAGACGGTATCCTGCGCCAGGTAGTGCCAGAATACGAGCGCCTGAAAGAGAGCTATGAGCTGCTGTGGGATATGCCGAACAACGACGGCTACCTGCAACTGGTCGGGTTAATGCAAAAGTTCATCGACCAGGCAATTTCATCCAACACCAACTACGATCCAACGCGTTTTGCTAACGGTCGTGTGCCGATGAAACAGCTGCTGAAAGATCTGCTGACCGCCTATAAGTTCGGGGTGAAAACGCTTTATTACCAGAACACCCGTGACGGCGCGGAAGATGCGCAGGATGACCTGGCACCTTCCATTCAGGATGATGGCTGCGAAAGCGGCGCCTGCAAGATTTAA
- the menB gene encoding 1,4-dihydroxy-2-naphthoyl-CoA synthase, with the protein MIYPDEATLYAPVEWQACDAGFSDIRFHKSLDGIAKITINRPQVRNAFRPQTVKEMLLALNDARHDEQIGVIILTGEGSEAFCAGGDQKIRGDYGGYRDESGVHHLNVLDFQRQIRTCPKPIVAMVAGYAVGGGHVLHMMCDLTIAADNAQFGQTGPKVGSFDGGWGAAYMARIVGQKKAREIWFLCRMYNAQQALDMGLVNTVVPLAELEKETVCWCREMLQNSPMALRCLKAALNADCDGQAGLQELAGNATMLFYMTEEGQEGRNAFNQKRQPDFSRFKRNP; encoded by the coding sequence ATGATCTATCCCGATGAAGCGACCCTTTATGCGCCAGTAGAATGGCAGGCGTGTGATGCCGGTTTCAGCGATATACGTTTTCATAAATCGCTGGACGGCATCGCCAAAATTACCATCAACCGTCCGCAGGTGCGTAATGCCTTTCGGCCGCAGACGGTGAAGGAGATGCTGCTGGCGCTAAACGATGCCCGCCACGATGAACAGATTGGCGTAATTATCCTGACCGGCGAAGGCAGCGAGGCTTTTTGTGCCGGAGGCGATCAGAAAATTCGCGGCGACTATGGCGGTTACCGTGACGAGTCTGGCGTTCATCATCTCAACGTGCTGGATTTCCAGCGGCAAATCCGCACCTGTCCTAAACCGATTGTGGCAATGGTGGCGGGTTATGCGGTGGGCGGCGGGCACGTGCTGCATATGATGTGCGATCTGACCATTGCTGCTGATAACGCGCAGTTCGGCCAGACCGGGCCAAAAGTCGGTTCTTTTGATGGCGGCTGGGGAGCGGCGTATATGGCGCGCATCGTCGGGCAGAAAAAAGCCCGCGAAATCTGGTTCTTGTGCCGGATGTACAACGCTCAGCAGGCGCTGGATATGGGGCTGGTCAATACCGTTGTCCCGCTGGCCGAACTGGAAAAAGAGACGGTGTGCTGGTGCCGCGAGATGCTGCAAAACAGTCCGATGGCGCTGCGCTGTTTGAAAGCCGCGCTGAATGCCGACTGTGATGGCCAGGCAGGCTTGCAGGAACTGGCCGGTAACGCCACCATGCTGTTTTATATGACTGAAGAGGGCCAGGAAGGACGTAATGCGTTTAATCAGAAGCGCCAGCCCGACTTCAGTCGATTTAAGCGTAATCCATAA
- a CDS encoding catalase, producing the protein MTKKGLTTASGAPVAHNNNVMTAGRRGPMLLQDVWFLEKLAHFDREVIPERRMHAKGSGAYGTFTVTKDITRFSRAKIFSEVGKKTDLFMRFSTVAGERGGADAERDIRGFSMKFYTEEGNWDLVGNNTPVFYLRDPLKFPDLNHVVKRDPRTNLRNPTYKWDFFSQLPESLHQLTIDFSDRGLPTSYRHIHGFGSHTYSFINDQQERFWVKFHMRCEQGIENLMDDEAALLIGRDRESSQRDLFDAIEQGNFPRWKFFVQIMPEAEASATPYNPFDLTKVWPHADYPLIEVGEFELNRNPDNYFAEVEQVAMSPANVVPGIGFSPDRMLQGRLFSYGDAHRYRLGVNHHQIPVNAPKCPFHNYHRDGAMRVDGNSGNGATYEPNSFHVFQEQPDFSEPPLSLEGAADHWNHREDDDYFSQPRALFNLLGEEEHQRMFKRIAGELIQIPEFIQQRQLALFYQVDPAYGAGVEEALKQAK; encoded by the coding sequence ATGACAAAAAAAGGACTCACCACCGCTTCCGGCGCGCCCGTTGCCCATAATAATAATGTGATGACCGCAGGTCGCCGTGGGCCAATGCTGTTGCAGGATGTCTGGTTTTTGGAGAAGCTGGCCCACTTCGATCGCGAAGTGATCCCCGAGCGTCGCATGCACGCCAAAGGATCCGGCGCTTACGGCACCTTCACCGTAACCAAAGATATTACCCGCTTCAGCCGGGCCAAAATCTTTTCTGAGGTGGGGAAAAAAACCGATCTGTTTATGCGCTTTTCCACCGTGGCCGGCGAGCGCGGCGGTGCGGATGCCGAGCGCGATATCCGCGGCTTCTCAATGAAGTTCTATACCGAAGAAGGCAACTGGGATTTGGTAGGCAACAACACCCCGGTGTTTTATCTGCGCGATCCGTTAAAGTTCCCGGATCTTAACCACGTCGTTAAGCGCGATCCTCGCACGAACCTGCGTAATCCCACCTATAAATGGGATTTCTTTTCGCAGCTGCCTGAATCCCTGCACCAGCTAACCATCGACTTCAGCGATCGTGGCCTGCCCACTTCCTATCGCCATATCCATGGCTTTGGCAGCCACACCTACAGCTTTATCAATGACCAGCAGGAACGCTTTTGGGTGAAATTCCATATGCGTTGCGAACAGGGCATTGAGAACCTGATGGATGATGAAGCCGCGCTGCTGATTGGTCGCGATCGTGAAAGCTCGCAGCGCGATCTGTTTGACGCTATTGAACAGGGTAATTTCCCGCGCTGGAAATTCTTTGTGCAAATTATGCCTGAAGCGGAAGCCTCAGCGACGCCCTATAACCCGTTTGACCTGACCAAAGTCTGGCCGCACGCCGACTATCCGCTGATTGAAGTGGGTGAATTTGAGCTAAATCGTAACCCGGACAACTATTTTGCTGAAGTAGAACAGGTGGCGATGAGTCCGGCAAACGTGGTGCCCGGCATTGGTTTCTCGCCCGACCGCATGTTGCAGGGGCGTCTGTTCTCTTATGGTGATGCGCATCGTTACCGTCTGGGCGTCAACCATCATCAGATCCCGGTTAACGCGCCGAAATGCCCGTTCCATAACTATCATCGCGACGGCGCAATGCGCGTCGACGGCAACAGCGGCAATGGTGCGACTTATGAACCGAACAGCTTCCATGTTTTTCAGGAACAGCCGGATTTTAGCGAGCCGCCGCTGTCACTCGAAGGCGCGGCCGACCACTGGAACCATCGTGAAGATGACGACTATTTCTCCCAGCCTCGCGCCCTGTTTAACCTGCTTGGCGAAGAGGAGCACCAGCGCATGTTCAAACGAATTGCCGGTGAGCTGATTCAGATCCCGGAATTCATCCAGCAGCGCCAGCTTGCGCTTTTCTATCAGGTGGATCCGGCTTACGGCGCGGGCGTTGAAGAAGCGTTGAAACAAGCGAAATAA
- the menC gene encoding o-succinylbenzoate synthase, whose product MRQATLLSYNIPLAAGTVLRDRRVTTRCGWLVRLNDHGAVGWGEIAPLPGFSQETPDAALAAATCWLESWCNGENPAESPLPSVAFGVSCALAELNDELPEAGNYQSATLCVGDPDELFSQLSQQSAPVAKMKVGLYEPVRDGMIAALLLEALPTLTLRLDANRQWSLEKAHQFARKVPERLRSRIAFIEEPCRTQQESRTFARETGLALAWDESVREANFLPLAEPHLRAVVIKPMLTGSLSQVRTLIAEAQRAGLTAVISSSVESSLGLTQLARVAEWLTPGVTPGLDTLALMQQQLVRRWPHSSLPLLTADDLVTVWQR is encoded by the coding sequence ATGCGCCAGGCTACGCTTCTTAGTTACAACATACCTTTGGCGGCCGGGACGGTACTGCGCGATCGTCGGGTAACAACGCGCTGTGGCTGGCTGGTCAGGCTGAATGACCACGGGGCCGTCGGGTGGGGTGAGATTGCGCCGCTCCCCGGATTCAGCCAGGAAACGCCGGACGCTGCGCTGGCGGCGGCGACCTGCTGGCTGGAAAGCTGGTGTAACGGAGAAAATCCGGCTGAAAGCCCGCTCCCGTCGGTCGCATTTGGGGTGAGCTGCGCGTTGGCCGAGCTGAACGATGAACTGCCTGAGGCGGGGAACTATCAGAGCGCGACGCTTTGCGTGGGCGATCCCGATGAACTGTTCAGCCAGCTCTCTCAGCAGTCAGCACCAGTAGCAAAAATGAAGGTGGGCCTGTATGAACCGGTGCGTGACGGCATGATCGCCGCATTGCTGCTGGAAGCGTTACCGACCCTGACCTTACGGCTGGATGCCAACCGGCAGTGGAGCCTGGAGAAAGCACATCAGTTTGCCCGCAAAGTACCCGAACGGCTGCGTTCACGCATTGCGTTTATTGAAGAACCTTGCCGCACGCAGCAGGAATCCAGAACTTTTGCCCGGGAAACCGGCCTGGCGCTTGCGTGGGATGAAAGCGTACGTGAAGCAAATTTTTTGCCCCTCGCTGAACCGCATCTGCGTGCAGTGGTGATTAAACCGATGTTAACCGGCAGCCTGAGTCAGGTACGCACGCTGATTGCTGAAGCACAACGTGCAGGCCTGACGGCAGTCATCAGCTCGTCGGTGGAGTCCAGCCTTGGCCTGACGCAGCTGGCGCGCGTGGCTGAATGGCTAACGCCTGGCGTCACGCCCGGCCTGGATACGCTGGCGCTGATGCAGCAGCAGCTGGTTCGCCGCTGGCCGCACTCTTCTTTGCCGCTGCTAACGGCAGACGATTTGGTGACAGTATGGCAGCGCTGA
- the yfaE gene encoding class I ribonucleotide reductase maintenance protein YfaE, which yields MRQFVTLSACGTRLECAEDHPNLLTTLEAHQYQIEFQCREGYCGSCRIRLVKGEVSYAEKPLAFIQPGEILPCCCKANGDIEVDI from the coding sequence ATGCGCCAGTTTGTTACTCTCAGCGCCTGCGGCACCCGGCTGGAGTGCGCTGAGGATCATCCCAATCTGCTCACCACGCTGGAAGCGCATCAATATCAAATTGAGTTTCAGTGTCGTGAAGGCTATTGCGGCTCCTGCCGCATACGCCTGGTGAAAGGTGAAGTCAGCTACGCGGAGAAGCCGCTGGCCTTTATTCAGCCGGGAGAGATCCTGCCGTGCTGCTGTAAGGCGAACGGCGATATCGAAGTGGATATTTAA